The stretch of DNA GGCAGTAAACCGTGAAACATTTGAGATGTTTAGCTGTTTTATCGATATGTGTGATCGCTGCTGCTGGTTGCAAGATGGGCTCTGTTGGTCAGGCTCTTTCTGGGGTGCCATCGCAATCTGAGCCTCCTGTCAAATCGTTTGATCAGCCCATGGTTGAGAAGTCGAGCCCGGCAAAAGATCGTGTCGCCCGAGCTTTGGAAGAGGATTCGCCAGACAATGGATTTGGGTTTGATTAGTTGCCGGGAAATGATGTGAGTTTGAGTTTTGATCGCAGATTTTGAACCGCATGCAGTTGAGGTTAAGTTTAGAGAGAGAACTGGCCATGGGGCGGAGGATTCACACCAGGTTTGTGGCCGGCTTGGGGCTGATTCTCGTGCTCTGGAGTGGCAACACGGGCTGCATTACTCAGCGAAAAAGTTTTTCTTTGGATAGCAACTCGCGAGTTCCTTTTTTTGGTCTTGAGCTGGCACCGAATGACCGCTCGACTCAAAACGAAATCCGCTCGATTACTCACTCCCAGACAGCGACTCGAAGCTGGAACGATCCGTTTGGCAAAGAGTTGAAGAAACGTTTGTCTGCTCCCAGGATTCCATTTCCTCGAACTGACAAAGAGTCGTCTGTTCCTGTTGATCTGGAGAAAGATGTCTCTGATCAGTTCTAGATGGTTGATGATGTTCGTCGATCAACCGTCGGAGTGAACCAGTTCCAGATCGCTGCTCGCCGATAATTCGCTTTGATGGGTAGCCACCTGTTCGAGAATCAACTGGATGAGGCGCACTTTGTTGATTGGTTTCGTCGTGTAGTCGCTGCAACCGGCTGCCAGGCACTTTTCGCGATCACTGCTCATGGCGTGAGCTGTCAGAGCCACAATGGGTGCCCGATAGCCTGCTGCGCGTAGTTTTGCGGATGCCTGATAACCATCGAGAACAGGCATTTGCATATCCATGAGGATCACATCAAAACTGCTGGCTGATTTTTGAGCATCCATGGCCTGTTGAAATGCCAGCTCTCCGTTCTCGACCACGAAGACTTCTGCACCGGCTTTTCTCAGAATCAGAGAGATGAGTTTCTGGTTATCCGGGCCATCTTCGGCCAGCAGAATTCGAAGATTCTGTAGAGGAGCCGTGGCGGCAATGGATTGTGGGGCCGGGCTCTCGGATGGTGTCGAAACGGCAGTTGGTGACTCCAACGCGGCCTGCTGGAGATCGTAGAATTGTGGAGTACTGAATTGAGGTTTGATGGCATCAATATGCAGCGAGAAGATCGAGCCTACACCGACTTGTGAGGTGACTTCAATATCGCCATGCATCATGCGTGCCAGCCGACGGCTGATGGTCAACCCCAAACCAGTGCCACCATATTTTCGAGTGGTGGAGGTATCCGCCTGCGTAAAGGGTTGGAAGAGTCGTCCGATCTGCTCTTTGGTCATACCGATCCCGGTATCACAAACACTGAATCGTAGACCACCCAAAGCATCAGGATTTCCCGTGTTTGTTCCTTGCGGGTTCACATATTCGACTCGCAGTTGAACATTGCCGACATGGGTAAACTTGACGGCGTTGCCGAGCAGATTCAGTAGAATCTGGCGGAGTCGGGTCGGGTCGGTCTCGACAAACTCAGGGACGTTAGAAGCTGTTTGCACAACGAGTTTGAGGCCTTTATCGCGAGCACGAATCCGCATGAGAGCGCAGGCATCATTGGCGATTAGAATCGGTGAACAACGGACGCTTTCGATGGTCAGTTTGTCAGCTTCGATTTTCGACAGATCCAGAATGTCGTTGATGATCTCCAGGAGAAAATCAGCATTGCGACGAATGGTCTGCAAGGAATCGGCAGAGTGTGGAGCGATGTCAGGTTGTTCGAGCAGCAGTTCGGTGTAGCCCAGAATCGCAGTCATGGGAGTACGGATTTCGTGGCTCATGTTGGCCAGAAACTCGCTTTTCGTCCGTGCTGCATCTTCGGCCTGAGTTTTGGCCTTACCAAGTTCCTCAACCACCCGTGCCAGATGGGCGCTGTTCTGCTCTTCGATTTCTTTGAGTCGCTTCAAATCTTCGGCGTAGCGTTTGAGAGATTCTTCAGCGTGGATGCGTTCGGTGATATCCTCGATGGTGCCGACATGCGTTGTCCCTTCATCCGAGAAGACCGGGTTGGAGCGAATCTGTACCCAGCCTGTCGAACCATCAGGAGCTTTATTGCGAAAGATCCCGGAGAAGCCTTCCAGTTCATCCAGTCCTCTTTGCCAGCCGATACGAACGGCTTCCCGATCTTCATCATGCACGAATTCAAACCATTCGTGTGTCAGGCTTTCTTCCAGTGACATCCCGGCAATGGCCCGCCAGGCACTGTTCGTGTACCGGCAATTTGCTCCAGCGCCTGCTTCAAAAATACCGATCGGTACTGACTCACTCAGAGTTCTCAGGCGGACTTCACTCACGCGCAGATGTTGTAAAGCGTCTTCCAGTTGGGATCTTTCGCGTGTTCGACGATCGACTTCCCGTTGCTGGTGGTGTAATTGACGAATGCGAATGACGTAGATGCCGGTCGAGAGAATAATCGGCGCCAAATAACTGACGGCATCTTCCTGAAGAGAGATTCCGCACCAGAACTGGCGATAGGCCACGGTCATGGCCAGACCGAGCAATCCACCAGCGATAAAGGATTTGCAGTTTCGAAACACTGCCACCAGAGCCAGGCAATTGACGGCCAGTTCGAGGCCACCCACAGGTGATTCGTGTTCAGTATATTCACGAAGAGAAATGGTGAG from Planctopirus ephydatiae encodes:
- a CDS encoding PAS domain-containing hybrid sensor histidine kinase/response regulator, whose translation is MRFDFDIGQPDQLFRQHTSRVHSAVSPATPLESQFSSDAKQVLRWVAISTIAMHGLAVLSLQGTPHWTQIFTISHSFHLIICVMMILLVRNEQKIPRLTGPLAIGLMSLLLTISLREYTEHESPVGGLELAVNCLALVAVFRNCKSFIAGGLLGLAMTVAYRQFWCGISLQEDAVSYLAPIILSTGIYVIRIRQLHHQQREVDRRTRERSQLEDALQHLRVSEVRLRTLSESVPIGIFEAGAGANCRYTNSAWRAIAGMSLEESLTHEWFEFVHDEDREAVRIGWQRGLDELEGFSGIFRNKAPDGSTGWVQIRSNPVFSDEGTTHVGTIEDITERIHAEESLKRYAEDLKRLKEIEEQNSAHLARVVEELGKAKTQAEDAARTKSEFLANMSHEIRTPMTAILGYTELLLEQPDIAPHSADSLQTIRRNADFLLEIINDILDLSKIEADKLTIESVRCSPILIANDACALMRIRARDKGLKLVVQTASNVPEFVETDPTRLRQILLNLLGNAVKFTHVGNVQLRVEYVNPQGTNTGNPDALGGLRFSVCDTGIGMTKEQIGRLFQPFTQADTSTTRKYGGTGLGLTISRRLARMMHGDIEVTSQVGVGSIFSLHIDAIKPQFSTPQFYDLQQAALESPTAVSTPSESPAPQSIAATAPLQNLRILLAEDGPDNQKLISLILRKAGAEVFVVENGELAFQQAMDAQKSASSFDVILMDMQMPVLDGYQASAKLRAAGYRAPIVALTAHAMSSDREKCLAAGCSDYTTKPINKVRLIQLILEQVATHQSELSASSDLELVHSDG